One stretch of Chitinophaga pendula DNA includes these proteins:
- a CDS encoding SDR family NAD(P)-dependent oxidoreductase, producing MENVIIADNYNGALQRPLHNGNTATTTTTDVIKGIDLTSKVAVVTGGYAGIGLETVKTLTRAGATVWVPARDIDKAAKNLEGVTGVTLKPLDLMDPASIDRFAEEFLATGSPLHLLINNAGIMWVPLRRDARGFESQLSTNHLGHFRLTARLWPALKAAEGARVVAVSSYGHHIAPFDFEDPNFEQREYQTLLGYGQAKTANNLFAVELDHRARAFGVRAYSLHPGSINGTDLGREAPMELFIQMGTHDKEGNIIPEVEQRLKTIPQGAATTVWCATSPSLNEIGGVYCEDADIADLDNGDIDHHFDDPSSLRGVMPYSVDVANAQRLWALSEEMTGIKFPVV from the coding sequence ATGGAAAACGTAATAATCGCAGACAACTACAACGGAGCATTGCAAAGACCCCTCCATAACGGTAATACAGCTACTACCACCACTACTGATGTAATTAAGGGGATAGACCTCACTAGTAAGGTCGCCGTCGTTACCGGCGGATATGCCGGCATCGGTCTCGAAACCGTAAAGACGCTCACCCGGGCTGGCGCCACAGTATGGGTACCCGCCCGCGATATCGATAAGGCGGCTAAAAACCTCGAAGGAGTAACCGGTGTCACCCTCAAACCGCTGGATCTGATGGACCCCGCTTCTATCGATCGCTTTGCCGAAGAGTTCCTGGCTACCGGCAGTCCCTTGCACCTGCTCATCAACAATGCCGGTATTATGTGGGTACCCCTGCGCCGCGATGCGAGAGGGTTTGAATCACAACTATCAACAAACCACCTGGGACATTTCCGGCTTACCGCTCGACTCTGGCCGGCATTGAAAGCGGCGGAAGGCGCACGTGTGGTAGCAGTCTCCTCCTACGGACACCATATCGCTCCCTTTGATTTCGAAGATCCCAATTTCGAACAGCGGGAGTACCAAACCCTGCTGGGATATGGACAAGCCAAAACGGCTAATAACCTGTTCGCCGTAGAATTGGATCACCGCGCCAGGGCATTCGGTGTAAGGGCATACTCCCTGCATCCGGGTTCCATCAATGGCACCGACCTGGGCAGAGAAGCCCCTATGGAGCTGTTCATCCAGATGGGTACACACGACAAAGAGGGCAATATCATCCCCGAAGTAGAACAGCGCCTGAAGACGATACCACAGGGTGCCGCTACCACCGTATGGTGTGCTACAAGTCCGTCACTCAATGAAATAGGAGGGGTGTACTGTGAAGATGCCGATATTGCAGACCTGGATAATGGAGACATCGACCACCACTTCGACGATCCTTCCAGCCTGAGAGGCGTAATGCCCTATTCCGTAGATGTCGCTAATGCACAGCGCCTATGGGCACTCTCCGAAGAGATGACAGGTATTAAATTCCCGGTAGTATAA
- a CDS encoding dihydrofolate reductase family protein has translation MRKITVLTMLSLDGVMQAPGGPEEDTSGGFKHGGWTAPYSDEQFGKILQEELQQTDYLLGRKTYDIFASYWPHHAEFWPGINEGNKYVLSQTQRSSDWKNTQFVGDVEAIKQLKNTEGADLQIWGSSELIQLLLQHDLVDEFRLKVYPLILGEGKKLFQNGILPAAFTLAESVVTSKGVIIAHYKRAGEVVTGDLTER, from the coding sequence ATGAGAAAAATAACTGTATTAACGATGCTTTCCCTGGATGGTGTAATGCAAGCACCCGGTGGTCCAGAAGAAGATACTTCCGGTGGTTTCAAACATGGCGGCTGGACGGCTCCTTATAGTGACGAGCAGTTTGGTAAGATCCTGCAAGAAGAGCTGCAGCAAACGGATTACCTGCTGGGTAGAAAAACATATGATATTTTTGCTTCGTATTGGCCTCACCATGCGGAGTTCTGGCCTGGTATTAATGAAGGCAATAAATATGTGTTGTCGCAGACCCAACGATCATCTGACTGGAAAAACACCCAATTTGTCGGAGATGTGGAAGCCATCAAGCAGTTGAAAAATACGGAGGGCGCAGACTTACAGATTTGGGGGAGTAGTGAGCTTATCCAGCTATTGCTGCAGCATGACCTGGTAGATGAGTTCCGGCTTAAGGTATATCCATTGATCCTTGGCGAGGGTAAGAAGCTGTTTCAAAATGGTATCCTACCGGCAGCGTTTACCTTAGCAGAAAGTGTGGTAACATCGAAGGGGGTTATTATCGCGCATTACAAGCGTGCTGGCGAGGTGGTGACGGGTGATCTTACAGAAAGGTAG
- a CDS encoding response regulator, which yields MNITGILLVDDDDSDKEILEEIISLHNLSILVNYVENGVKALELLDIDYVNGALPKLIILDLNMPIMNGTQILEKLKADNRFSGIPVIIYSTSINPFEKDKCISLGACSYLTKPTSLKEGVELVRSFSTFL from the coding sequence ATGAACATCACAGGCATCCTTTTAGTAGATGATGATGACAGTGACAAAGAAATACTAGAGGAAATAATCTCACTACATAATCTCAGCATCCTGGTCAATTATGTCGAAAATGGGGTGAAAGCACTTGAACTGCTGGATATCGATTATGTTAATGGGGCCCTCCCCAAACTAATCATTCTCGATCTCAATATGCCTATCATGAACGGTACCCAGATACTGGAAAAGCTAAAGGCAGATAACAGGTTCAGCGGCATCCCCGTTATCATATATTCCACCTCTATCAATCCCTTCGAAAAGGATAAATGCATCAGCCTCGGTGCCTGCTCTTACCTGACCAAACCAACCTCTTTGAAAGAAGGCGTAGAACTCGTACGCTCCTTTTCTACCTTTCTGTAA
- a CDS encoding sensor histidine kinase, whose product MYELAKVTLENEMDLILAHKRSMKLAELTGLTLAVQTTVATAVSEISRIIMEDGRTGSLILCIENTSKEKNIVARLVASQQQLKLESKTGLEYARRLADRHKISTSGQLTYIDLFFNISNLLRIDAQKIDEWKIALRNESSVSPYEELKNRNSQLLELSEKIRYSETQYRILTDNLPMLIFSVGLDGTLRYGNAWMEQFTGQTITQLNDNNWRSVIHEEDYNAFLNIMPPVLSSDVEHPKAQLRIRNVVNNVFFWHQVALHKASEQYWIGYMVDIHAQKVFEKTLKDNFELKEAQSKLEDNQQVLERYIQELNRSNRELQQFAFIASHDLQEPVRKLLFYSDYLLNKYSDAMDDKGRNFLSNIHQSSTRMRNLIQDILLFSQIDKQDSRFQVVDLNIVATETCQDLEMKISEKEALIDIKVLPSLHCDRGMMRQLFANIIGNSLKYAAEGRRPLIEIWAQQADGFVDLHFKDNGIGFDEKYLPKIFTLFQRLHTSREFAGTGVGLAICKKIVDVHRGRINAVSTVGEGSTFTVSIPVDTAI is encoded by the coding sequence ATGTACGAACTGGCCAAGGTCACCCTTGAAAATGAAATGGATCTTATCCTCGCACACAAAAGATCCATGAAATTGGCTGAACTCACCGGCCTCACACTCGCAGTACAAACGACGGTAGCCACCGCCGTATCCGAAATATCACGCATCATCATGGAAGATGGCCGCACCGGATCACTTATACTCTGCATAGAAAATACTTCTAAAGAAAAAAATATAGTCGCCCGCCTCGTCGCCTCCCAACAACAACTTAAACTAGAATCAAAAACAGGACTCGAATACGCCAGAAGACTCGCCGACAGACACAAAATATCCACCAGCGGTCAACTCACCTACATCGACCTCTTCTTCAACATCAGCAACCTCCTCAGGATCGATGCCCAGAAGATCGATGAATGGAAAATCGCCCTGCGCAACGAATCCTCCGTTTCCCCCTACGAAGAACTCAAAAACCGCAATAGCCAGCTGCTCGAACTGTCAGAAAAAATACGCTATAGCGAAACACAATACCGCATCCTGACAGACAACCTGCCCATGCTCATATTCTCCGTAGGCCTCGATGGAACACTCCGCTATGGCAACGCCTGGATGGAACAGTTCACCGGGCAAACCATTACACAACTCAACGATAACAACTGGCGCTCCGTCATACACGAAGAAGACTACAATGCCTTCCTCAATATCATGCCCCCCGTATTGTCCTCCGATGTAGAACATCCCAAGGCACAACTCAGGATCAGGAACGTTGTCAACAACGTATTCTTTTGGCACCAGGTCGCCCTGCACAAAGCCAGCGAACAATACTGGATCGGCTATATGGTCGACATCCACGCCCAGAAGGTATTCGAAAAAACACTGAAAGACAACTTCGAACTCAAAGAAGCCCAGTCTAAACTCGAAGATAACCAACAGGTACTAGAACGGTATATCCAGGAACTCAACCGCAGCAACCGCGAACTCCAGCAGTTCGCCTTCATCGCCTCCCACGACCTCCAGGAACCCGTTCGCAAACTCCTGTTCTATAGCGACTACCTGCTGAACAAATACAGCGATGCCATGGACGATAAAGGCCGGAACTTCCTGTCCAATATCCACCAGTCATCCACCCGCATGAGAAACCTCATCCAGGATATCCTCCTGTTCTCCCAGATTGACAAACAAGATTCCCGCTTCCAGGTAGTCGACCTCAACATCGTCGCCACCGAGACCTGCCAGGACCTCGAAATGAAAATCAGCGAAAAAGAAGCCTTGATCGACATAAAAGTGTTGCCTTCTCTCCACTGTGACCGGGGAATGATGAGGCAGCTTTTTGCCAATATCATCGGAAATTCCCTGAAATATGCCGCCGAAGGCCGCCGCCCCCTCATAGAAATATGGGCCCAGCAAGCAGATGGGTTCGTCGACCTCCATTTTAAAGATAATGGCATCGGGTTTGATGAAAAGTATTTACCGAAGATCTTTACCTTGTTCCAACGACTGCACACAAGCCGTGAATTTGCAGGAACAGGAGTAGGGTTGGCTATCTGTAAAAAGATAGTAGACGTGCATAGAGGAAGGATCAATGCCGTATCAACGGTAGGAGAGGGATCGACCTTTACGGTCTCTATTCCGGTAGACACCGCAATTTAA
- a CDS encoding ATP-binding protein: MGRTHLAFLVRDRSYFAIIKKEIHTLVLSAGFPARKVAEIDIIVSEILTNIVKHAGSGTLLLKITAHIDQQQELELIAFDKGPGMADVNRMMNDGVSTTNTLGGGLGALKRLSDDCQIYSQKNWGTIVLIRVLSKPNNSRAKSPKALVRSILVPKPGESQCGDGSYYTVNDQHLKLLLCDGLGHGPDAAKVAELAGQAFLDYPTEDPVDMIGHLNVALKRTRGAVATVAIFDLKKKIWSICGIGNIMTKILSREGHKNYMPYNGIVGLNVPRNLKTQQIMHDDTQQLVMCSDGIRSRWDMLKYHGITRYDPSVFCAALLNDYARNTDDIGILTCKINAAAYVRTGQGHP; the protein is encoded by the coding sequence ATGGGTAGAACACATCTGGCATTCCTGGTAAGAGACAGGAGCTACTTCGCGATCATAAAAAAAGAAATTCATACCCTCGTACTGTCAGCAGGGTTCCCCGCCAGGAAAGTTGCTGAAATAGATATCATCGTATCCGAAATATTGACCAACATCGTCAAACATGCCGGAAGCGGTACGCTGCTCCTAAAAATTACAGCACATATCGATCAGCAACAGGAACTGGAATTGATCGCATTCGATAAAGGTCCGGGAATGGCTGACGTAAACCGCATGATGAACGATGGCGTATCTACCACCAACACACTAGGCGGAGGACTAGGCGCCCTCAAAAGATTATCCGACGACTGTCAGATATACTCCCAGAAAAACTGGGGAACCATCGTACTCATACGCGTATTGAGTAAACCCAATAACAGCAGAGCCAAATCTCCCAAAGCATTAGTAAGATCCATCCTCGTCCCGAAACCAGGAGAATCTCAGTGCGGCGATGGCAGTTACTACACCGTCAACGACCAACACCTGAAACTATTACTCTGCGATGGCTTGGGACATGGCCCCGACGCCGCCAAAGTAGCCGAACTGGCTGGCCAGGCCTTTCTCGACTATCCCACCGAAGATCCGGTCGACATGATTGGCCACCTCAACGTCGCACTCAAAAGAACACGGGGCGCCGTCGCCACAGTCGCCATATTCGACCTGAAAAAGAAAATATGGAGCATCTGCGGTATCGGCAATATTATGACTAAAATATTGAGCCGCGAAGGACACAAAAACTATATGCCGTACAACGGCATCGTCGGCTTGAATGTCCCCCGAAACCTGAAAACCCAGCAGATCATGCACGACGATACCCAGCAGCTTGTCATGTGCAGCGACGGTATCCGGTCCCGCTGGGATATGCTGAAATATCATGGCATTACCCGTTACGATCCCTCCGTCTTTTGCGCCGCCCTCTTAAATGACTACGCACGCAACACAGACGATATAGGGATCTTGACTTGTAAAATAAATGCAGCTGCTTATGTACGAACTGGCCAAGGTCACCCTTGA
- a CDS encoding anti-sigma regulatory factor — protein MKIVLSKDRMRIEREQDVVPFRARVKEMAVKIGMSLVNQTKLITAASELVRNMLKYAHGGIVVMEIISQGRDNGIRLVFQDHGPGIPDTQLAMKDGYSTGKSLGIGLPGAKRLVNEFDLKSKVGEGTTVSIIKWKNG, from the coding sequence ATGAAGATAGTCCTGAGTAAAGACCGCATGCGCATAGAGAGAGAACAAGATGTCGTACCCTTTCGTGCCCGCGTCAAAGAAATGGCTGTAAAAATCGGCATGTCACTGGTCAACCAGACCAAACTCATAACAGCCGCCAGCGAACTGGTACGAAATATGCTCAAATATGCGCATGGCGGCATCGTCGTCATGGAAATCATCAGCCAGGGCCGTGATAACGGCATCCGACTCGTATTCCAGGATCACGGCCCCGGCATACCAGACACGCAACTCGCAATGAAAGATGGCTACTCAACCGGCAAAAGCCTCGGAATAGGCCTCCCCGGAGCCAAAAGATTGGTGAATGAGTTCGACCTGAAAAGTAAAGTAGGAGAGGGCACAACCGTCTCCATTATCAAATGGAAAAATGGGTAG
- a CDS encoding STAS domain-containing protein produces MDRIPILRMGNLLLVTIQIDLYDRLATNLESDLVQMVSKTQAKGVLIDISALSIVDSFMGRILGNIGSMSKILDAETVVVGMQPAVAITLIELGLELKGVHTALNVEKGMELLRIKIGPDEETDSDEDSPE; encoded by the coding sequence ATGGACCGTATTCCTATTCTCCGCATGGGGAATTTATTACTGGTAACCATTCAGATCGACCTCTACGACAGGTTGGCCACCAACCTTGAAAGCGATCTCGTACAAATGGTAAGTAAAACCCAGGCTAAAGGCGTTTTAATAGATATCTCCGCACTGTCTATAGTCGACTCCTTCATGGGACGCATATTAGGCAACATCGGTAGCATGTCCAAGATCCTCGACGCAGAAACCGTAGTGGTAGGCATGCAACCAGCCGTTGCAATCACCTTGATAGAACTCGGCCTCGAACTCAAAGGCGTACACACCGCACTCAATGTCGAAAAAGGAATGGAACTGCTCAGAATAAAGATAGGCCCTGACGAAGAAACCGACAGCGATGAAGATAGTCCTGAGTAA
- a CDS encoding STAS domain-containing protein, producing the protein MATDIAKLLQRKQKKVLEYWMNNQLMNEGLRQDLMSNDELRNLSNEFLESLLKALTDKNLKETNSDDLEDVREILAGISISRAQQGYSPAETGIYLFSLKDAIISILQAEVKDDYALLFDAMYNINRLMDSLAIISFETFIKGREEVILRQTDEISEISTPVIRVWDGILALPIIGTLDSARTQVVMESLLQQIVDSGSTIAILDISGVAAVDSLVAQHLIKTVAATRLMGAECIISGIRPEIAQTIVHLGIDLTGIITKATLASALKQAYAMLNLTVRKLEKDKTLN; encoded by the coding sequence ATGGCAACCGACATAGCGAAACTACTGCAACGCAAACAAAAGAAGGTACTGGAATACTGGATGAACAACCAGCTAATGAACGAAGGACTCCGCCAGGACCTGATGAGCAATGATGAATTACGAAACCTATCCAATGAATTCCTCGAATCATTGTTGAAAGCCCTCACAGACAAAAACCTGAAAGAAACCAACTCCGACGATCTCGAAGATGTCAGGGAAATACTCGCCGGTATCTCTATCTCCCGCGCACAGCAGGGGTATTCACCGGCAGAAACAGGGATCTATCTATTCAGCCTCAAAGACGCCATCATCTCCATATTGCAGGCAGAAGTGAAAGATGATTACGCCCTGCTGTTCGATGCCATGTACAACATCAATCGCCTCATGGACAGCCTGGCCATCATCTCCTTCGAAACCTTCATCAAAGGAAGAGAAGAAGTAATCTTGCGCCAGACAGACGAAATATCCGAAATATCAACACCCGTGATCCGCGTATGGGATGGCATCCTGGCCCTCCCCATCATCGGTACACTCGATAGCGCCAGGACACAGGTCGTCATGGAAAGCCTGCTCCAACAAATAGTGGACAGCGGCAGCACCATCGCCATCCTCGACATCTCCGGCGTCGCCGCCGTAGACTCCCTGGTAGCACAACACCTCATCAAAACTGTCGCCGCTACCCGTCTGATGGGTGCAGAATGCATCATCAGCGGCATCCGCCCCGAAATCGCACAAACCATCGTGCACCTCGGCATCGACCTGACCGGCATCATCACAAAAGCTACTCTCGCCAGCGCCCTGAAACAAGCATACGCCATGCTCAACCTGACCGTGAGGAAATTAGAAAAAGATAAAACCCTCAATTAA
- a CDS encoding nuclear transport factor 2 family protein, protein MTQHIFDRYFQALAQRDLNTILDCFATTLDWHIPGDETLAPWVGTRSSKKEIAEFFALLWQETEPVAGEIFHSFTQGNTNLTAGRFVTRMLRTDRVYTSLFFTEITIHEGLIIKYRLLEDTNGLVQALSA, encoded by the coding sequence ATGACACAACACATATTCGATCGCTATTTTCAGGCATTGGCCCAAAGAGACTTAAATACCATATTAGACTGCTTCGCAACAACCCTGGATTGGCATATACCAGGCGACGAAACCCTGGCCCCATGGGTAGGTACTCGCTCCTCCAAAAAGGAGATCGCGGAATTCTTTGCCTTACTATGGCAGGAAACAGAACCCGTAGCCGGAGAAATATTCCACTCCTTCACACAGGGTAATACCAACCTTACCGCCGGCCGCTTCGTCACCCGCATGTTACGGACCGACCGCGTATACACCTCTCTGTTCTTTACAGAGATCACCATACACGAGGGCCTGATCATAAAATATCGCCTCCTCGAAGACACCAACGGTCTGGTACAGGCTTTGTCCGCATAG
- a CDS encoding molybdate ABC transporter substrate-binding protein gives MKKIFLSIPLCIITATTTYGQQHHFDPPWNKPPESAVHFTVPGVDNIPDLFGDINNPDLVIFFGGNQFMVIDELIAAFKQTYPAYKKVFVETLPPGILAKQIAGGALTIGNMRIDLKPDIYTAGEGRIAQTPEWFSQTTVYAKNRLALLVPKGNPKNIQKLTDLATAGVKISMPNPEWEGIGKRIEEAYIKAGGQHLRNTVMQTKVADSTTYLTYIHHRQSPMRILYGQSDVAPVWYTEAQYQQSIGHPVDMIEIPAAENIEAKAVAALLKNAPHKKAAADFMQFLVSPTAKAIFKKYGFITT, from the coding sequence ATGAAAAAGATATTCCTCAGCATACCACTCTGTATCATCACCGCCACCACCACATACGGCCAACAACATCACTTCGACCCTCCCTGGAACAAACCGCCCGAAAGTGCCGTCCACTTCACCGTTCCCGGAGTAGACAACATACCCGACCTATTCGGAGATATCAACAATCCAGATCTCGTCATCTTTTTCGGTGGCAACCAGTTCATGGTCATCGACGAACTGATCGCTGCCTTCAAACAAACATACCCGGCTTACAAAAAAGTGTTCGTAGAAACGCTGCCCCCGGGTATCCTCGCTAAACAAATTGCAGGGGGCGCCCTCACCATCGGCAACATGCGCATCGACCTCAAACCCGATATATACACCGCCGGAGAAGGTCGCATCGCACAAACACCAGAGTGGTTCAGCCAAACAACCGTCTACGCCAAAAACCGCCTCGCACTCCTCGTTCCCAAAGGCAACCCGAAAAATATCCAAAAACTAACCGACCTCGCCACCGCCGGCGTCAAAATCAGCATGCCCAATCCCGAATGGGAAGGCATCGGCAAACGGATAGAAGAAGCATACATAAAAGCAGGTGGACAACACCTCCGCAACACCGTCATGCAAACCAAAGTAGCCGATAGCACCACCTATCTCACCTACATACACCATCGCCAGTCACCCATGCGCATCCTCTACGGCCAGTCAGATGTCGCGCCCGTATGGTACACAGAAGCACAATACCAACAATCCATCGGCCACCCGGTCGACATGATAGAAATACCAGCTGCGGAAAATATCGAGGCCAAAGCAGTAGCAGCGCTCCTGAAAAATGCCCCGCACAAAAAAGCAGCAGCCGACTTCATGCAGTTCCTCGTCAGCCCCACCGCAAAGGCCATCTTCAAAAAATATGGTTTCATCACCACCTGA
- a CDS encoding DsrE family protein, translating to MKRTAMILALATAALTGAYAQQKTSPQSFHGAAATLKEYKALYILNNADDKKIRGTLRNIKNALEDPRLKGRLQVELVVFGDGVEAFKNTSAYDTLLLPLQQKGVILAQCENTLRERNINKTALWPFISFVPSGNGEIIIRAHQGWATIHP from the coding sequence ATGAAGAGAACAGCAATGATACTCGCACTGGCTACCGCCGCACTCACCGGCGCATACGCCCAGCAAAAGACCTCCCCGCAATCCTTCCACGGAGCCGCCGCCACCTTAAAGGAATACAAAGCATTGTATATCCTCAACAACGCCGATGATAAAAAGATCAGAGGCACCCTCCGCAATATCAAAAATGCCCTCGAAGACCCACGCCTCAAAGGCCGCCTCCAGGTAGAATTGGTCGTATTCGGCGATGGCGTAGAGGCATTCAAAAATACCAGCGCCTACGATACACTCCTCCTGCCACTACAACAAAAAGGCGTCATCCTCGCCCAGTGCGAAAACACCTTGCGCGAAAGAAATATTAACAAAACAGCCTTGTGGCCTTTCATCTCATTCGTCCCCAGCGGTAACGGAGAAATCATCATCCGCGCCCACCAGGGTTGGGCCACCATTCACCCGTAA
- a CDS encoding c-type cytochrome: MKSVKSNIFAILLFLVVSIVIGSEVHGSLQKRKEQKKKFETYLATEAADSTWQAPSLYCDVALKGAQRDLVIYGQQLIAHTAVYLGPKGTVARITNGMNCQNCHLDAGTRPWGNNYGAVYATYPQMRSRSGNMQDIYDRINDCLQRSLNGSAMDTSCREMKAIQAYISWLGITVPKGRKPYGAGLPRLPFLPRAADPVQGQIVYRNNCQSCHGDQGQGVLAADNNEYTYPPLWGEHSYNDGAGLYRLTKFASFVYNNMPYNQAAHSQPSLSIEDAWDVAAFVNSQYRPHLDQHNDWPDLGKKSYDAPFGPYADEYSEQQHKYGPYQPLIYARKTR; this comes from the coding sequence ATGAAAAGTGTGAAGTCCAACATATTCGCCATCCTGTTATTCCTCGTCGTTTCCATCGTTATCGGCAGTGAAGTACATGGAAGCCTGCAGAAAAGGAAAGAACAAAAAAAGAAATTTGAAACCTACCTGGCCACAGAAGCCGCCGACAGCACCTGGCAAGCGCCAAGCCTGTATTGCGATGTCGCACTCAAAGGTGCACAGAGAGACCTCGTCATCTACGGCCAGCAACTCATCGCCCACACCGCCGTCTATCTCGGCCCGAAAGGCACCGTCGCCCGCATCACCAATGGCATGAACTGCCAGAACTGTCACCTCGATGCCGGCACTCGCCCCTGGGGCAACAACTATGGCGCGGTATATGCTACCTACCCGCAAATGAGAAGTCGCTCCGGAAACATGCAGGATATCTACGACCGCATCAACGACTGCCTGCAACGCAGCCTCAACGGTAGCGCGATGGATACCAGCTGCCGCGAAATGAAAGCCATACAGGCCTATATCAGCTGGCTCGGCATCACCGTACCCAAAGGCCGTAAACCTTATGGCGCCGGACTACCTCGGCTGCCATTCCTCCCCAGAGCCGCCGATCCCGTTCAAGGACAGATCGTCTATCGCAACAACTGCCAATCCTGCCACGGCGATCAGGGACAAGGCGTGCTCGCCGCAGACAATAATGAATATACATACCCGCCACTATGGGGCGAACATAGCTACAACGATGGCGCAGGCCTCTATCGCCTCACCAAATTCGCCAGCTTTGTATACAACAACATGCCCTACAACCAGGCTGCTCACTCACAACCTTCACTAAGCATTGAAGATGCCTGGGACGTAGCCGCATTCGTCAACTCACAATACCGCCCGCATCTCGACCAGCACAACGACTGGCCCGACCTGGGCAAAAAATCATACGACGCCCCCTTCGGCCCTTATGCAGACGAATACAGCGAACAACAACATAAATACGGTCCCTATCAACCACTGATATACGCCCGTAAAACCAGGTAA